The following coding sequences lie in one Myxococcales bacterium genomic window:
- a CDS encoding MBL fold metallo-hydrolase → MSDQEVRVQFLGSGDAFGSGGRFQTCILVRAASTSFLIDCGTSSLIAMKRAKVDPNQIDTIVISHLHGDHFGGIPFFILDAQLVSKRTSPLSIVGPPGISDRVRAAMEILFPGSSEVKQRFSLSFTELTTESSVQVGPILVTAFPVIHFSGAPSYALRTEVEERVIVYSGDTEWADSLIEASASADLFICEAYYFDKVMKFHLDYKSLLSHREQFSCKRFLLTHMSEDMLAELERVEIETAHDGLVVTL, encoded by the coding sequence ATGAGTGATCAGGAAGTTCGCGTTCAGTTCCTCGGAAGCGGAGACGCTTTCGGTAGTGGCGGTAGATTTCAGACCTGCATATTGGTCCGGGCCGCCTCTACTAGCTTCCTCATCGACTGCGGGACGTCATCTCTAATTGCGATGAAGCGGGCTAAAGTTGACCCGAACCAGATAGACACGATCGTGATCTCTCACCTCCACGGCGATCATTTCGGGGGGATCCCCTTCTTCATTCTTGACGCCCAACTCGTCTCGAAGCGAACGTCGCCGCTTTCCATAGTTGGGCCCCCAGGAATAAGCGATCGAGTTCGCGCCGCCATGGAGATCCTGTTCCCGGGCTCATCCGAGGTGAAGCAGCGCTTCTCGCTGTCGTTCACTGAGCTCACCACTGAATCGAGCGTACAGGTAGGGCCGATATTGGTCACTGCGTTTCCGGTCATTCACTTTAGCGGCGCCCCTTCATATGCTCTTCGCACGGAAGTAGAAGAGCGAGTAATCGTCTACTCCGGTGACACGGAGTGGGCCGATAGCCTTATCGAGGCTTCCGCGAGCGCAGACCTGTTTATTTGCGAGGCGTACTACTTCGATAAAGTCATGAAGTTTCATCTCGACTACAAGAGTTTGCTCTCTCATCGTGAGCAGTTTTCCTGTAAGCGTTTTCTCCTGACGCACATGAGCGAAGATATGCTCGCGGAACTCGAACGGGTAGAGATCGAGACAGCGCACGATGGTTTGGTAGTGACTCTGTAG